Within the Thermanaeromonas toyohensis ToBE genome, the region GTCTCCACCAGGCCATCGAGGCCAAAGAAGGGGTAAAGATAGAGCGGGAAACCCAAACCTTGGCCACTATAACCTTCCAGAACTATTTCCGTATGTATGAAAAGCTGGCTGGTATGACCGGTACGGCCGCCACAGAAGAGGAAGAGTTCCGGAAGATTTATGGGCTGGATGTGGTAGTGATACCCACCCATAAGCCCATGATTCGCATCGATTATCCGGATGTGATTTACCGAACGGAAGAAGGAAAATTCCGCGCTGTTGTGGAGGAGATAGCTCAGCGACATGCTAAGGGACAACCGGTACTGGTGGGCACTACCTCCATTGAAAAATCTGAACGCTTGAGTGAAATGCTTAAGAAACGGGGTATTCCCCACCAGGTGCTCAATGCTAAATACCACGAAAGGGAAGCTGAAATTATAGCCCAGGCCGGTCGTCTAGGCGCGGTGACCATCGCTACCAACATGGCGGGCCGGGGTACGGATATTATGCTGGGGGGGAATCCTGAGTACCTGGCCAAGGAAAGGATGCGCCGGGAAGGTTACCCGCCAGAGATCATCGCCGAAGCCACAGGTTTTGGCCCTGTCTCCTCCCCGGAGGTAGAAGAGGCCCGCCGTGTGTTTAGGCAGTATTTAGAAGAGGCCCGGAAGGAAACCGAGGTTGAACACCAGAAGGTAGTAGCCTTAGGTGGCCTCCATATCATAGGGACCGAGCGGCACGAGGCACGGCGCATAGATAACCAGCTCAGGGGCCGCGCCGGCCGTCAGGGAGATCCGGGCTCTACCCGGTTTTACCTCTCCTTAGAAGACGATCTCATGCGCCTTTTCGGAGCAGAAAACATCGCTGGGCTTTTGGACCGCCTGGGGATGGATGATAGTCACCCTATAGACCATCCCCTGGTGTCCCGTTCTATAGAAGCAGCCCAGAAGAAGGTAGAAGCCTATAACTTTGATCTGCGCAAACATGTCTTGGAATACGACGATGTGTTAAACCAGCAGCGGGAGATTATTTACCGCCAGCGGCGCCAGGTGCTTATGGGCGAAAACTTGCGGCCCATCATTGAAGATATGATAACTACGGTGGTGGACCGCACTATAGAACGGTTTGCCGGGGATAGCAAATATCCAGAGGAATGGGACTGGGAGGGCTTCCTGGATTACGCTGGGAAACTATTTCTTCCTGGCTGCGACCGGGCTCTGGCGGACGAGTTACGGAAGATGAATAAAGAAGAGGTTTATACTTTCCTGCGGGAGAAGGCCCTAGAGCTTTACCGGCAGCGAGAGAAAGAATTGGGTGCGGAGACACTAAAGGAGCTTGAGCGGGTTATCCTCCTTAGGGTAGTGGATGCTAAGTGGATGGATCATTTGGATGCTATGGACCAGCTCCGGCAGGGTATAGGTCTTAGAGCTTATGGCCAGCGGGATCCTTTAGTAGAGTACAAGTTTGAGGCCTACCAAATGTTCCAGGAGATGGTCGCCTCTATCCAGGAAGAGGTTGTCCGGTATTTGTACCATGTTAAGTTAGCTATACCAGAGGAAAGACGGCCCCGGAAGCTCATTGAAAACCGCTACCAGGAAGAAGGCCCTCGCCAACCCATCCGGCGCGAACAGAAGATAGGCCGCAATGATCCCTGCCCCTGCGGTAGCGGCAAGAAATATAAGAAATGCTGTGGAGCCCTTAAGGGGGCTAGCAGCATGTAGAGGGGATTGACCGCACGCCTTAAATTAGAGGTAGGAGGGAGGAAGTAATGCTAGAAGATCTGAAGCCCTATTTTATAGAGCTTAAAGAACACCTAGAAGAATTGAGGGTTTCTCTTTGACCTGGATAAGAAGCAGGAAGAAATAGCCAGCCTGGAAGCTGAGATGGGTTATCCAGGCTTCTGGGAGGATCGGGAACGGGCAGAAGAGGTTACCCGGCGAGTAAGCTTTTTAAGGGAAAGGGTTAAGCGCTGGGAGGAACTGGCCAATAAGTTACAGAACTTGTATGAGCTTTGGGAGTTAGCTATAGCTGAAGGGGATCACTCCTTAGAGCCGGAGCTTGAGGAAGAATTGGAAAGTTTAAAGGCCCGGGTGGAAAGGATAACTTTAGACACTCTGCTTACCGGGCCCTATGACCGGAATAATGCTATATTATCCCTGCACCCTGGAGCAGGGGGAACGGAATCCCAGGATTGGGCGGCCATGCTCTTAAGGATGTATATGCGCTGGGCTGAGGAGCGCGGGTTTGAAGT harbors:
- the secA gene encoding preprotein translocase subunit SecA encodes the protein MLGLLKTILDDNAREIKKLSQKVQLINSLEPEISALRDEELQSKTPEFRRRLERGATLDDLLPEAFAVVREVARRVLGMRHFDVQLMGGIVLHQGRIAEMKTGEGKTLVATLPAYLNALTGRGVHIVTVNDYLARRDSEWMGKIYRFLGLNVGLIVHGLSTQERRRAYAADITYGTNNEFGFDYLRDNMALHPDELVQRELHYAIIDEVDSILIDEARTPLIISGQAEKPTEMYYRIARIIPKLKAGEDYHVDEKAKVATLTEAGVAKVEKLLGIDNLYDDANIELAHHVLQALKAHTLMKRDRDYVVKDGQVIIVDEFTGRLMFGRRYSEGLHQAIEAKEGVKIERETQTLATITFQNYFRMYEKLAGMTGTAATEEEEFRKIYGLDVVVIPTHKPMIRIDYPDVIYRTEEGKFRAVVEEIAQRHAKGQPVLVGTTSIEKSERLSEMLKKRGIPHQVLNAKYHEREAEIIAQAGRLGAVTIATNMAGRGTDIMLGGNPEYLAKERMRREGYPPEIIAEATGFGPVSSPEVEEARRVFRQYLEEARKETEVEHQKVVALGGLHIIGTERHEARRIDNQLRGRAGRQGDPGSTRFYLSLEDDLMRLFGAENIAGLLDRLGMDDSHPIDHPLVSRSIEAAQKKVEAYNFDLRKHVLEYDDVLNQQREIIYRQRRQVLMGENLRPIIEDMITTVVDRTIERFAGDSKYPEEWDWEGFLDYAGKLFLPGCDRALADELRKMNKEEVYTFLREKALELYRQREKELGAETLKELERVILLRVVDAKWMDHLDAMDQLRQGIGLRAYGQRDPLVEYKFEAYQMFQEMVASIQEEVVRYLYHVKLAIPEERRPRKLIENRYQEEGPRQPIRREQKIGRNDPCPCGSGKKYKKCCGALKGASSM